From one SAR324 cluster bacterium genomic stretch:
- a CDS encoding NHLP bacteriocin system secretion protein, whose protein sequence is MRKHIFRKVSLERLSSPEQLDQLMQITTPKGWFALIAISTLIGALLIWSVSGSIPSKVLGQGILFKPGGVFDIVAFSSGQVSDIAVTVGEHVEKGQTIARIAQPEIVEQIRIAKSRLIEWERQKNDITQFSSKDVKLQTRVMDQQRTNLENEIEISRKHLNSLEKKIQSLESLLKQGLITKQQLENTRQEYFVTEQDIKQKSSRLSQLDVQKLNLGQQKQQEFNSIEQRINEETRNIRVLEDRLILNSRVVSPYGGRILEIRVDEGSIVGMGSPVLSLERLGQEDTLNAVIFVSALEGKKVRLGMNVGISPSTVKKEEYGYMKGKVTYVSEFPTTSEGMLHVLKNRDLVQQLSSGGAPIELRVDLLPDENTISSYQWTSSKGPPTKIFSGTLCTAGITVTEQRPISLVMPFLRNFLGL, encoded by the coding sequence ATGCGCAAACATATTTTTAGAAAAGTATCTCTGGAACGGTTGTCATCGCCGGAACAATTGGACCAACTGATGCAGATCACCACTCCCAAAGGATGGTTTGCCTTGATCGCGATCAGCACCCTCATCGGTGCGTTGCTCATCTGGTCTGTCAGTGGAAGCATTCCCAGCAAGGTGCTGGGACAGGGGATTCTGTTCAAGCCCGGAGGTGTGTTTGATATCGTGGCTTTCAGCAGCGGACAGGTTTCAGATATTGCTGTGACCGTGGGAGAACATGTTGAAAAAGGACAAACCATTGCCCGGATTGCCCAACCTGAAATTGTTGAGCAGATCCGGATTGCTAAATCCAGACTGATAGAATGGGAACGGCAAAAAAACGATATCACCCAATTCAGTAGCAAGGATGTCAAACTCCAGACACGGGTCATGGATCAACAGCGCACGAATCTGGAAAATGAGATTGAAATCTCTCGCAAACACCTCAATTCTCTGGAAAAAAAAATCCAGAGCCTTGAAAGCCTGCTCAAACAGGGATTGATCACCAAACAGCAACTGGAAAATACACGGCAGGAATATTTTGTCACAGAGCAGGATATCAAACAGAAATCCAGCAGACTGAGCCAACTCGATGTTCAGAAACTCAACCTGGGACAGCAGAAACAACAGGAATTCAACTCGATCGAACAACGGATCAACGAAGAAACACGAAATATCAGGGTGCTGGAAGATCGTTTGATTTTGAACAGTCGGGTGGTGAGTCCCTATGGTGGACGTATTCTTGAAATCAGAGTGGATGAAGGAAGTATTGTCGGGATGGGGTCACCTGTTCTGAGCCTCGAACGATTAGGTCAGGAAGACACCTTGAACGCGGTCATCTTCGTTTCAGCTCTGGAAGGAAAAAAGGTAAGACTGGGGATGAATGTGGGGATTTCACCATCCACAGTGAAAAAAGAGGAATATGGATATATGAAAGGCAAAGTGACGTATGTTTCTGAATTTCCAACGACGTCTGAAGGGATGTTGCATGTATTAAAAAACAGAGATCTGGTTCAGCAACTTTCCAGTGGCGGGGCGCCAATTGAACTCAGGGTGGATCTGTTGCCTGATGAGAACACTATCAGCAGCTATCAATGGACTTCCTCCAAAGGTCCGCCAACCAAAATTTTTAGTGGAACTCTGTGTACTGCGGGAATCACGGTGACAGAACAGCGTCCCATCAGTCTGGTCATGCCATTCCTGAGAAATTTTCTTGGATTGTAA
- a CDS encoding phosphoglycerate dehydrogenase → MISNPLIKATSRSFSENPQLRQEILQHFPNTVFNETGDSFPPEKLIAYLKDADGVVLGTEKMDANVLRQLPNLKIITKYGVGLDNLDVDAAKLLGKVVGWTPGTNKRSVAEESLGFMLGLCRNLFFSGFQLKQGVWNKHGGMQLTGKCVGIVGCGNTGSEVLKLLQPFACDVLICDILDKSELAREYGARQVSFEELLPQVDVLTLHVPLTEQTHYMMNDTTLKTMKSSAFLINLSRGPVVSQESLKHALTEKVIAGAALDVFEQEPPTDLEFLALPNLMVAPHIGGNAQEAVLAMGRAAIEHLVNYFSL, encoded by the coding sequence ATGATATCGAACCCATTGATCAAGGCCACTTCTCGTTCTTTTTCAGAAAATCCGCAACTTCGTCAGGAAATATTACAGCATTTCCCGAATACTGTTTTCAATGAAACCGGTGATTCATTTCCTCCTGAAAAATTAATCGCGTATTTGAAAGACGCGGATGGTGTGGTCTTGGGCACAGAAAAAATGGATGCCAATGTGCTACGGCAATTGCCAAATTTGAAGATCATCACCAAATATGGTGTTGGTCTTGACAATCTGGATGTGGATGCGGCCAAACTGCTGGGGAAAGTGGTTGGTTGGACGCCTGGAACCAACAAACGATCTGTGGCTGAAGAATCCCTGGGATTCATGTTGGGGTTATGCAGAAATCTGTTTTTCAGTGGTTTTCAGCTCAAGCAGGGAGTCTGGAATAAACATGGCGGTATGCAACTCACCGGAAAATGCGTGGGTATTGTGGGATGCGGAAATACAGGTTCTGAGGTTTTAAAACTTTTACAACCATTTGCCTGTGATGTTTTAATTTGCGATATTCTTGATAAAAGTGAACTGGCCAGAGAGTATGGTGCACGACAAGTATCTTTTGAAGAACTGCTTCCGCAGGTTGATGTGCTGACATTGCATGTTCCGTTGACAGAACAAACACACTACATGATGAACGACACCACTCTTAAAACAATGAAATCATCAGCATTCTTGATCAATCTGAGTCGAGGTCCTGTTGTCAGTCAGGAATCTCTCAAACATGCATTAACAGAAAAAGTGATTGCGGGAGCCGCTCTGGATGTTTTTGAGCAGGAACCTCCTACCGATCTGGAATTTCTGGCGTTACCGAATTTAATGGTCGCCCCACATATTGGCGGTAATGCTCAGGAAGCTGTATTGGCAATGGGTAGAGCGGCCATAGAACATCTGGTAAATTATTTTTCCCTGTGA
- a CDS encoding TolC family protein, with product MFRNRDEYHRFFSKVAGLVMISLLLPWTVLAQEDLVEGEDFGIVKAIRITLTRRHDILVQENQIDIIRGQRQTESGVFDPMIKATVSRNVENTPLLPTERDSEEQSEQIFVSIYNIFNPGNPTQARKIKPFRSTERKTYQLSIDKQLRNGIVVTPYAEVTQVIQGTANSRTPATQYSQGSYGLSFQIPLLRLGDDFTTAGERMAYMEEQASYLDLQHIINSSILETVSTYWNYHAAQMNLDILEESEKQAGILLNQIQILVKAGERPKTEIKQLQANLADKTTAKILAEQELTKSKHELGTIMGLPFTQVNTLPPASDDFPDTPPDYNFKPEVMTYIEQALKNRKDLQAIRIRKNAAHLTMTLARKSTRPQIDATINAYRIGTAEDDDSQNPGSFQKNQADTSVQGTLSFAWPFKNNAAHGLIQSAEASYQQHAIQIRHSKRIIRAGVTLRLTNLQSALNMLRYSQNAVELNREALETERQKLKLGFSTTIDLILMENRLTEALLRNVSARLQYAQALALLRYETSTLLGNDEDGKFEVTWENLSQILSLNPVTTPDVPSGEESCCEDSDDAIDNP from the coding sequence ATGTTCCGCAATAGGGATGAATATCACAGATTTTTTTCCAAAGTGGCCGGACTGGTCATGATCAGTCTCCTTCTGCCGTGGACAGTGCTTGCTCAGGAGGACCTGGTTGAAGGCGAGGATTTTGGCATCGTCAAGGCGATCCGCATTACGTTGACACGCAGGCATGATATTCTCGTTCAGGAAAATCAGATAGATATCATCCGGGGGCAACGTCAAACGGAAAGCGGTGTTTTTGATCCGATGATCAAGGCAACGGTCAGCAGAAATGTGGAAAACACACCGTTATTGCCGACAGAACGTGATTCAGAAGAGCAAAGTGAACAAATTTTTGTGTCGATTTATAATATATTCAATCCGGGCAACCCAACCCAGGCCAGAAAAATCAAACCATTCAGGAGCACCGAACGAAAAACTTATCAGTTGAGTATTGATAAGCAGTTACGCAACGGCATTGTTGTCACGCCCTACGCGGAGGTGACTCAGGTGATTCAGGGCACAGCCAATTCCAGAACACCGGCAACTCAATACAGCCAGGGATCCTACGGACTGTCATTTCAAATTCCTCTTTTGAGATTGGGGGACGATTTTACCACAGCCGGAGAGAGAATGGCCTATATGGAGGAACAAGCTTCTTATCTGGACCTGCAACATATCATCAATTCCTCCATACTGGAAACAGTCAGCACTTATTGGAATTATCATGCGGCACAAATGAACCTTGATATTTTGGAAGAATCAGAAAAACAGGCGGGAATTCTGCTGAATCAGATTCAGATTCTGGTCAAGGCTGGAGAACGACCCAAAACTGAAATCAAACAACTTCAGGCCAATCTGGCAGATAAAACCACAGCCAAAATTCTGGCTGAACAGGAGTTGACCAAGTCTAAACATGAGCTGGGAACCATCATGGGACTGCCCTTTACACAGGTCAATACCCTGCCGCCAGCGTCTGACGATTTTCCAGACACACCCCCCGATTATAATTTCAAACCAGAGGTCATGACCTACATTGAACAAGCTCTGAAAAACAGAAAAGACCTTCAGGCAATCAGGATACGCAAAAACGCGGCGCATCTGACTATGACGCTTGCCCGTAAAAGCACTCGTCCCCAGATTGATGCCACCATCAACGCCTATCGTATTGGAACAGCGGAAGATGATGACAGTCAAAATCCCGGTTCATTTCAGAAAAATCAGGCGGATACCAGTGTGCAGGGAACCCTGTCTTTTGCCTGGCCCTTTAAAAACAATGCGGCTCACGGTTTGATTCAGAGTGCTGAAGCGAGTTACCAACAGCATGCAATTCAGATCAGACACAGCAAACGTATCATTCGGGCCGGAGTCACATTGCGATTGACCAATCTGCAAAGTGCCCTGAACATGCTTCGTTATTCACAGAACGCGGTGGAACTCAACAGGGAAGCACTGGAGACAGAACGGCAGAAGCTCAAACTGGGGTTTTCCACCACGATTGATTTAATTCTGATGGAAAACCGTCTGACAGAAGCCCTGCTTCGAAATGTTTCCGCACGTTTGCAGTATGCACAGGCTCTGGCCTTGCTTCGCTATGAAACAAGCACACTGCTGGGCAATGATGAAGATGGAAAATTTGAAGTAACCTGGGAAAACCTGAGTCAGATCCTCTCACTGAATCCTGTCACTACGCCTGATGTTCCGTCGGGTGAAGAATCCTGTTGTGAGGACAGTGACGACGCCATTGATAACCCGTAA
- a CDS encoding NHLP family bacteriocin export ABC transporter peptidase/permease/ATPase subunit — MSWSYQLFTKLREKSPDSRLVKSLEKIFPLQRVKTPTVLQMEAVECGAAALAIVLGYHGRIMPLEELRIACGVSRDGIRADNILKAARKFGMIAKGYKQEPEDLRKFSLPMIIFWNFNHFVVLEGFGADRFYINDPASGPRVVTTKEFDESFTGVILVFEKGPEFTPAGDKPNLLQSLRKRLIGSESALTYVVWAGLALVIPGLVVPTFTKVFVDEILIGGMDDWLKPLLLGMLITALFRGGLLWLQKYFLLRFEMKLSLSSSSQFFWHVLRLPIEFFQQRFAGEVGSRIAINDKVANLLSGQLASNILDVVMIAFFLILMIQYDVGLTFIGIGIALINILFLRFVARKRIDSSRKLLQDRGKMIGFSMAGLGNIETIKATGGESDFFAQWSGYHTKVINGEQKLGVSSEYLGAVPPLLTTLNNIAILSFGGLRVMNGELSIGMLVAFQSLMASFIGPVNNLVSFGGLLQELEGDMNRLDDVWRYQKDPQFHHIEVNEPDSEQKLRDDESQTKLTGHIELRNVTFGYSKMGEALIKDFNLTLEPGNRVALVGPSGCGKSTVARLVAGLFNPWNGEILFDGKSRYDIPRAVINNSLSMVDQDIFMFEGTIYENLTMWDRTIPESRVHRAARDVGMHEFISTRPNGYESMIEGMGHNFSGGQRQLLEIARALIIDPTILILDEATSALDPKTEKFVDDNLRRRGCTCLIVAHRLSTIRDCDEILVMQGGKVMQRGTHEEMSQEDGPYSRLIKAE; from the coding sequence ATGTCCTGGTCCTATCAACTGTTTACAAAACTGAGAGAAAAATCACCTGATTCCAGGCTGGTAAAATCTCTCGAAAAAATATTTCCACTGCAACGAGTGAAAACTCCGACCGTTTTACAAATGGAGGCTGTGGAGTGTGGGGCCGCCGCATTGGCGATTGTACTGGGCTATCATGGCAGAATCATGCCCTTGGAAGAATTGCGTATTGCCTGTGGCGTTTCACGGGATGGAATTCGTGCGGACAACATTCTGAAAGCCGCCAGAAAATTTGGCATGATCGCCAAAGGCTACAAACAGGAACCTGAGGATCTTCGCAAGTTTTCGTTGCCAATGATCATTTTTTGGAATTTCAATCACTTTGTGGTGCTGGAAGGGTTTGGCGCAGACCGGTTTTATATCAACGATCCTGCCAGTGGCCCCAGAGTGGTGACTACCAAAGAATTTGATGAATCCTTCACCGGTGTCATCCTGGTCTTTGAAAAAGGTCCGGAATTCACGCCAGCCGGAGACAAACCCAATCTGCTTCAATCACTGCGGAAACGACTGATCGGTTCAGAATCCGCTTTGACCTATGTGGTCTGGGCCGGCTTGGCGTTGGTTATTCCCGGTTTGGTTGTTCCTACATTCACCAAGGTGTTTGTCGATGAAATCCTGATCGGAGGCATGGATGACTGGCTGAAACCCTTGTTACTGGGAATGTTGATCACAGCGCTTTTTCGGGGAGGACTGCTTTGGTTACAGAAATATTTTTTACTGCGCTTTGAAATGAAGTTGTCCCTGAGTTCTTCCAGCCAATTTTTCTGGCATGTACTCCGATTGCCCATTGAGTTTTTTCAGCAACGTTTTGCTGGTGAAGTAGGGTCCCGTATCGCAATCAACGACAAGGTCGCCAATCTCCTTTCAGGTCAACTCGCATCCAACATTCTGGATGTGGTGATGATCGCGTTCTTTTTAATCCTGATGATTCAGTATGATGTCGGGCTTACTTTCATTGGAATCGGTATTGCGTTGATCAATATTCTGTTTTTAAGATTTGTCGCGCGCAAACGGATAGATTCCAGCCGTAAATTATTGCAGGATCGTGGGAAAATGATTGGATTTTCGATGGCGGGATTGGGCAATATTGAAACCATCAAAGCCACAGGCGGCGAGTCGGATTTTTTTGCGCAGTGGTCAGGATATCACACCAAGGTCATCAATGGTGAACAGAAACTGGGGGTGTCCTCCGAATATCTTGGCGCAGTGCCACCATTGCTCACCACATTGAACAATATCGCGATTTTATCTTTTGGTGGTTTGAGAGTGATGAATGGGGAATTGAGTATAGGGATGCTGGTTGCGTTTCAGAGTTTGATGGCCAGTTTTATCGGGCCGGTCAATAATCTGGTCAGCTTTGGGGGGTTGTTACAGGAACTGGAAGGAGACATGAACAGGCTGGATGATGTGTGGCGTTACCAGAAAGATCCTCAATTTCATCATATCGAAGTGAATGAACCAGATTCTGAACAAAAACTCCGTGATGATGAGAGTCAGACCAAACTCACCGGACACATTGAATTACGGAATGTTACCTTTGGGTACAGCAAAATGGGCGAGGCACTGATCAAGGATTTCAACCTCACATTGGAACCCGGAAATCGAGTGGCGCTGGTGGGACCTTCCGGATGTGGAAAGTCAACAGTGGCAAGATTGGTGGCAGGTTTATTCAATCCGTGGAATGGTGAAATATTGTTTGATGGCAAATCCCGTTATGACATTCCCAGAGCTGTGATCAACAATTCATTGTCCATGGTGGATCAGGATATTTTCATGTTTGAAGGAACAATTTATGAAAATCTCACCATGTGGGACCGCACCATTCCTGAATCCCGGGTTCATCGGGCCGCCCGGGATGTCGGCATGCACGAATTCATTTCAACCCGCCCCAATGGCTATGAAAGCATGATTGAAGGCATGGGACACAATTTCAGTGGTGGCCAACGTCAACTCCTGGAAATCGCCAGAGCCCTGATCATTGATCCCACCATCCTGATTCTGGATGAAGCAACCAGCGCCCTTGATCCCAAAACCGAAAAATTTGTGGATGACAACCTGCGACGTCGCGGATGCACCTGTCTGATTGTGGCACACCGCCTGAGTACGATCCGTGATTGTGATGAAATTCTGGTGATGCAAGGCGGGAAAGTGATGCAACGCGGCACTCATGAAGAAATGAGCCAGGAAGATGGTCCCTATTCCAGGTTGATCAAGGCGGAGTGA
- a CDS encoding SPASM domain-containing protein, with protein MKEILKKQFINYINYVYPKKVVNKLPLNYKIEPISVCNLRCPICVDMTKDIQKNLMSVSTFKGIIDQIPERSKIDLFGYGESFLHKEIFQMIQYAKEKNHHIQVSSNFNLDKKLMQNIVESEVDSIIISLDGNTQESYQKYRVRGDISKVFSNIVELNELKQKLNKKKPQLIWQFIVNKYNEHEMNDAKLKAKELGVQIIFIPMGLAQDVLDGPYSKSRINELKDEWLPKNKKFLDPYFVEGQNFVLEDTRCPMLWEWMTIYANGTVTPCCKIMKPENTFGNVNDSSLLEIWNNEKFQNSRNLFIHNDRSNCDTLCLNCDNYVMKNSVSFTKRNIDFTKETYGKVLRKIKFKMPELFGIK; from the coding sequence ATGAAAGAAATTTTAAAGAAACAGTTTATAAACTATATCAATTACGTATACCCCAAAAAAGTCGTTAATAAATTACCATTGAATTATAAAATTGAGCCCATATCTGTATGTAATTTACGTTGTCCTATTTGTGTTGATATGACAAAGGATATTCAAAAAAATCTTATGTCTGTGTCCACATTTAAAGGCATAATTGATCAAATTCCGGAAAGATCAAAAATTGATTTATTTGGTTATGGTGAATCATTTTTACACAAAGAAATATTTCAAATGATTCAGTATGCCAAAGAGAAAAATCACCATATTCAAGTGAGTTCAAATTTTAATCTCGATAAAAAATTAATGCAAAATATTGTCGAAAGCGAGGTTGATAGTATCATCATTTCATTAGATGGAAATACGCAGGAATCTTACCAAAAATATAGAGTAAGAGGGGACATCTCAAAGGTATTCAGTAATATAGTTGAATTAAATGAACTTAAACAGAAATTGAACAAAAAAAAGCCTCAATTAATCTGGCAATTTATTGTGAATAAATACAACGAACATGAAATGAATGACGCAAAACTAAAAGCAAAAGAACTTGGAGTTCAAATCATTTTCATTCCAATGGGATTAGCACAAGATGTTCTGGATGGTCCCTACTCGAAAAGTAGAATAAACGAACTAAAAGATGAGTGGTTACCAAAAAATAAAAAATTTCTTGATCCCTATTTTGTTGAAGGTCAGAACTTTGTTCTTGAAGATACTCGATGTCCCATGCTTTGGGAGTGGATGACAATATATGCGAATGGAACAGTAACTCCATGTTGCAAAATAATGAAACCGGAAAACACCTTTGGTAACGTGAATGATTCAAGCCTGCTAGAAATTTGGAATAATGAAAAATTTCAAAATTCAAGAAATTTGTTCATTCATAATGATCGGTCTAACTGCGATACACTGTGTTTAAACTGTGACAATTATGTCATGAAAAATAGTGTGAGTTTTACCAAAAGGAACATTGATTTCACAAAAGAAACCTATGGAAAAGTTCTTAGGAAAATCAAATTCAAAATGCCTGAATTGTTTGGCATTAAATAA
- a CDS encoding RND family transporter, with protein sequence MMEHIVLKYHKWVLLFFLSITGLLAIQLPSLQKNPSSNLLPETHKSRIQFNEMRKTYTGTKVAVLVLLETDHSVFTTATLERIQKLTNAFQQIQLPLEQDQQKLRDLAQTLPETARKKIMDLLEWGLDQDSWEVFADVVDLLEAAGYPSDSAKKVFDRIKRRITPISGVSSLANTKNILGTENSLDVNQIYQEVPQSAEALELLRQQVMGNDLFVNGLITPDEKFTLMSIALNLGDEDNESQSELCALIQKILDHDVPGPEKYYMEGLPVVATTISQTIDKDMKFLFPIVLTLVLGCLWFSFRLINGVLVPVLVTLLSLVCTLGLQALFGIPVNVISTGLPVFILSIGVADGIHMYNEYRDHLLMGKSKENALRHTMRELTMPVIMTSVTTGAAFLSLSLTEITQIRDFGWFVCVGTMIAMVFSLYFIPAMLMVLPEPTIKGRGEASSFDRWITQALEYLSGWVIRHARTVVVLTLGVCALAGYGATLVIVDSNSVREFNPDSPLVIAINKTNNEAMGGHALNLLVETTDPDPDPMKKPENLQVIAELEKFVIQQPLVGKALSLSDLIQRINYVMHNQNPEYNRIPFVQEPVGDGSSVSVGDSSTGVVSGRELIAQYLLLYQNGGGEALSNTIDPAYRTVNISLMVRTPSSHQLSLLLDTIDDYARTHFPPHMKLHFNGLSFLNIAGTREIVDSQNSNFLLSLLMTFGLLWGIFRSVQKGLFAIIPLLVTSLCVFGIMGFLSVPLNIGTAVLTSIVIGIGVDYSIHFMNRLLEGLNQGLPFEDALTATVKQSGKAILFNAITVGVGFIALLFSSFNVIVTMGWMITITMLVSAMCTIILIPAGMQLFQPRFIQSAHRD encoded by the coding sequence ATGATGGAACATATTGTTCTCAAATATCACAAATGGGTTCTGCTGTTTTTTTTGAGTATCACAGGTTTGTTGGCTATTCAGTTGCCTTCTCTGCAAAAAAATCCTTCCTCCAATTTACTGCCGGAAACCCACAAGAGTCGCATCCAGTTTAACGAAATGCGCAAGACTTACACCGGAACCAAAGTCGCTGTGCTGGTGTTGCTGGAAACCGATCACTCTGTGTTCACTACAGCCACACTGGAGCGTATTCAGAAATTGACAAACGCCTTTCAACAAATCCAGCTTCCGCTTGAACAGGATCAGCAAAAATTAAGGGACCTTGCGCAAACGTTGCCTGAAACAGCACGGAAAAAAATAATGGATTTGCTGGAATGGGGCCTGGATCAGGATTCCTGGGAGGTCTTTGCGGATGTGGTAGATCTTCTGGAAGCCGCTGGTTATCCGTCAGACTCGGCAAAAAAGGTATTTGATCGGATCAAACGCCGTATCACTCCCATCAGCGGTGTTTCATCGCTGGCGAATACCAAGAACATTCTGGGGACCGAAAATTCACTGGACGTGAACCAGATATATCAGGAAGTGCCACAATCCGCGGAAGCTCTGGAATTATTGCGACAGCAAGTGATGGGCAATGATCTGTTTGTCAATGGACTGATCACGCCTGATGAAAAATTCACACTCATGTCCATTGCCTTGAACCTGGGCGATGAAGACAATGAATCCCAGTCGGAACTGTGTGCGCTTATTCAAAAAATCCTGGATCATGATGTTCCGGGGCCTGAAAAATATTATATGGAAGGATTGCCGGTTGTGGCGACTACCATTTCACAAACCATTGACAAGGACATGAAGTTTCTGTTTCCGATTGTGCTGACGCTGGTGCTGGGCTGTTTATGGTTCTCTTTTCGACTGATCAACGGAGTGCTTGTTCCTGTGCTGGTGACATTGCTTTCGTTGGTCTGCACGTTGGGGTTGCAGGCTCTGTTCGGCATTCCTGTCAATGTGATTTCAACCGGATTACCTGTGTTTATTCTATCCATCGGCGTCGCTGATGGAATTCACATGTATAATGAATATCGGGATCACCTGTTGATGGGGAAATCCAAAGAAAACGCTCTGCGCCACACCATGCGTGAATTGACAATGCCCGTGATCATGACTTCTGTCACCACAGGTGCGGCTTTTTTATCCCTGTCTCTCACGGAAATCACTCAGATCAGGGATTTTGGCTGGTTTGTATGTGTCGGTACCATGATTGCCATGGTTTTTTCCCTGTATTTCATTCCTGCAATGTTGATGGTTCTTCCCGAGCCAACGATCAAAGGGCGTGGTGAAGCCTCCAGTTTCGACCGCTGGATCACACAGGCACTGGAATATCTGAGCGGTTGGGTGATTCGTCATGCCCGCACTGTTGTGGTGCTGACTCTAGGGGTATGCGCATTGGCTGGCTATGGTGCGACTCTCGTGATTGTGGATAGCAATTCTGTGAGAGAGTTCAATCCAGACTCACCGTTGGTCATTGCCATTAATAAAACCAACAATGAGGCCATGGGTGGTCATGCGCTCAATCTGCTGGTTGAAACCACCGATCCCGACCCGGATCCTATGAAAAAACCAGAGAATTTGCAGGTGATCGCAGAGCTGGAAAAATTTGTGATACAGCAACCGCTGGTAGGAAAAGCCCTGTCTTTGTCTGATTTGATTCAGCGAATCAACTATGTCATGCATAACCAGAATCCAGAATATAATCGAATCCCGTTTGTCCAGGAACCTGTTGGCGATGGTTCTTCAGTTTCAGTGGGGGACTCTTCAACGGGAGTTGTGTCAGGACGTGAGTTGATTGCTCAATATCTCCTGCTGTATCAAAATGGCGGTGGCGAAGCGCTCAGTAACACCATTGATCCCGCATATAGAACGGTGAATATTTCATTGATGGTCAGAACACCCTCTTCGCATCAATTGTCCCTTCTTCTGGATACCATTGACGATTATGCCCGCACGCATTTCCCGCCACATATGAAACTGCATTTCAATGGTCTTTCATTCCTCAACATTGCAGGAACCAGAGAGATTGTTGACAGTCAGAATTCAAATTTTTTATTGTCACTCCTGATGACATTTGGACTGCTCTGGGGGATTTTTCGCTCAGTGCAGAAGGGACTATTTGCCATCATTCCATTGTTGGTCACCAGTCTGTGCGTGTTCGGGATAATGGGGTTTCTGTCAGTGCCCTTGAACATCGGAACCGCTGTGTTGACCAGTATCGTGATTGGTATTGGCGTGGATTATAGCATCCATTTCATGAACCGCCTGCTGGAAGGACTCAATCAGGGACTGCCTTTTGAAGACGCACTGACGGCCACTGTCAAACAAAGTGGAAAAGCGATTTTGTTCAACGCGATCACTGTGGGGGTTGGCTTTATCGCATTACTGTTTTCGAGCTTCAATGTGATTGTGACCATGGGTTGGATGATCACCATCACCATGCTGGTCAGTGCCATGTGTACCATCATCCTGATTCCCGCCGGTATGCAACTGTTTCAGCCTCGTTTTATCCAGTCTGCTCATCGCGATTGA
- a CDS encoding GNAT family N-acetyltransferase — MEYTVTNLDQSRGLWFRQFTFPAFQHLLFQKDIETPQSKVVAVGAYLDAKPVGLALARIHETDAQADFLSVYVEKSHRGQGLALKMGATLESTLKARGCASIRVEFENNRPMTASILGLLDKGGYSEPEACAMIGRCHDVRQTNIPFVKKNLLPAAYEILLWKEVPESEKERIRHESQENPWFPETLSPFNEIHIQEPDTCLGLRIRDSGEVIGWHITHRISNDTLRYTATFVRESVQHFGLGVSLIGEGIRRHIAHPDQELKKVTFITLMSMPKAVAFFTRHIRSHIEEFNESMQSIKRLGD; from the coding sequence ATGGAGTATACGGTTACAAATCTGGATCAAAGCAGGGGGCTTTGGTTCAGACAATTCACATTTCCTGCGTTTCAACATTTGTTGTTTCAAAAAGATATTGAGACACCACAATCAAAAGTTGTTGCTGTTGGCGCTTATCTGGACGCAAAACCGGTTGGATTGGCGTTAGCCAGGATTCATGAGACGGATGCGCAGGCAGACTTTCTGTCCGTGTATGTAGAAAAATCGCACCGGGGACAGGGGCTTGCGCTCAAAATGGGCGCTACCCTGGAAAGCACCTTGAAAGCGCGAGGTTGCGCCTCAATCAGGGTGGAATTTGAAAACAACCGGCCCATGACAGCCTCGATTCTGGGTTTGCTTGACAAGGGCGGGTATTCGGAACCGGAAGCGTGTGCCATGATTGGACGCTGTCATGATGTCCGTCAGACCAATATTCCTTTTGTGAAAAAAAATCTGCTTCCTGCGGCTTACGAAATTCTGTTATGGAAAGAGGTGCCTGAATCTGAAAAAGAACGCATACGACACGAAAGTCAGGAAAACCCATGGTTCCCGGAAACACTCTCACCGTTCAATGAAATACACATTCAGGAACCTGATACCTGTCTGGGATTGAGAATCAGGGACTCCGGCGAAGTGATTGGATGGCACATCACACACAGAATATCAAACGACACCTTGCGCTATACGGCTACATTTGTCAGGGAGTCAGTCCAGCATTTCGGTTTGGGTGTTTCACTGATAGGTGAAGGAATCCGCCGGCATATCGCGCATCCGGATCAGGAATTAAAAAAAGTAACATTCATTACGCTCATGAGCATGCCCAAAGCTGTCGCGTTTTTTACCAGGCACATTCGTTCGCACATTGAAGAATTTAATGAATCCATGCAGTCAATTAAAAGGTTGGGAGATTGA